From Skermanella sp. TT6, a single genomic window includes:
- a CDS encoding BON domain-containing protein, producing the protein MRSRARFSLFVLGTLAIAALPGCAPLVVGGAATTAVVAASQERGLGGAISDTEIQAQINHYWFQHSVEMHSRLGMTVNQGTVLLTGRARTPEERLDAVRLAWQANGVREVINEIVVDDASTLGDSTRDTWISTQLRGKLLFDREVSSINYSIETVNGVVYLMGNARDPAELERVTGHARSLPYVKRVVSYVR; encoded by the coding sequence TTGAGGTCTCGCGCGCGTTTTTCGCTGTTCGTCCTGGGAACCCTGGCCATCGCCGCCCTGCCGGGGTGCGCGCCGCTCGTCGTCGGCGGCGCCGCCACCACCGCGGTCGTCGCGGCCTCGCAGGAGCGGGGACTGGGCGGCGCCATCAGCGATACCGAGATCCAGGCGCAGATCAATCATTACTGGTTCCAGCACAGCGTCGAGATGCATTCGCGCCTCGGCATGACGGTCAACCAGGGCACCGTCCTCCTGACCGGGCGCGCCAGGACGCCCGAGGAGCGGCTCGATGCGGTCCGTCTTGCCTGGCAGGCCAATGGCGTTCGCGAAGTGATCAACGAGATCGTCGTGGACGACGCCTCGACGCTGGGCGACTCAACCCGCGACACCTGGATCAGCACACAGCTGCGCGGCAAGCTCCTGTTCGACCGGGAGGTCTCGTCGATCAACTATTCGATCGAGACGGTCAACGGCGTCGTCTACCTGATGGGCAACGCGCGCGACCCGGCCGAACTGGAGCGGGTGACCGGCCATGCCAGGTCGTTGCCCTATGTGAAGCGCGTCGTGAGCTATGTCCGCTGA
- a CDS encoding Crp/Fnr family transcriptional regulator: MKEREIGDAWKGPPQCRSCGIRDLVLFADLRQTDFSLIHLPIDEVRFKPGESLYHAGDSKPYLFTLREGTVKLVQYLPDGSHRIVRLLRQGAVAGLEALLGEPYAHTATALQPVLTCRIPRAVVDRLSAETPRLHTQLMKRWHQSLQQADDWLTELSTGSARLRLARLLLQMLDATDGDICHLPIREDVGAMLAITMETASRTVAEFRRAGLIADVGDHLVRCNREGLEDVVAEA; the protein is encoded by the coding sequence GTGAAGGAGCGGGAGATCGGCGACGCCTGGAAGGGACCTCCGCAATGCCGGAGCTGCGGCATCCGGGACCTCGTGCTCTTCGCCGACCTTCGGCAGACCGATTTCAGCCTGATCCACCTGCCGATCGACGAGGTCCGGTTCAAACCCGGGGAGTCGCTCTATCATGCCGGCGACTCGAAGCCTTACCTGTTCACCCTGCGCGAAGGCACGGTCAAGCTGGTGCAGTACCTGCCGGACGGATCCCACAGGATCGTCCGCCTGCTCCGCCAGGGCGCCGTAGCCGGCCTTGAAGCCTTGCTCGGCGAGCCCTACGCCCACACCGCGACGGCCCTGCAGCCCGTCCTGACCTGCCGCATCCCACGGGCGGTGGTCGACCGCCTCAGCGCCGAGACCCCACGCCTGCACACGCAGCTGATGAAGCGCTGGCATCAGTCGCTCCAGCAAGCCGACGACTGGCTGACCGAGCTTTCGACCGGCAGCGCGCGGCTCCGGCTGGCGCGCCTGCTGCTCCAGATGCTCGACGCGACGGACGGCGATATCTGCCACCTGCCGATCCGCGAGGATGTCGGCGCCATGCTGGCGATCACCATGGAAACCGCCAGCCGCACGGTAGCCGAATTCCGGCGCGCCGGCCTGATCGCCGACGTCGGCGACCATCTGGTCCGCTGCAATCGCGAGGGGCTGGAGGACGTGGTGGCGGAAGCCTAA
- the hypF gene encoding carbamoyltransferase HypF, which produces MVVDPMPVSRSRVRVRGLVQGVGFRPFVHDLAGRYGLTGWVLNDTDGVLLEVQGKDPAGFLDALACRAPPLAQVDRIEVEPLAPDPAESGFEIRDSVAAGPARTMIGPDAAVCPDCLAELFDPAGRRWRYPFVNCTHCGPRHTITRSLPYDRPQTSMAGFPLCPDCAREYADPNDRRFHAQPIACPACGPRLHIRVEEIVARLRAGEIVAIKGLGGFHLACDAANPGTVARLRALKQRNGKPFAMMVASLAEARRIAETSPAEAALLAGPERPVVLVRPRSGAAAPTVAPDLAPDLAWLGLMLPYTPLHYLLFHEAAGRPAGTAWLDEPLGFALVMTSANPGGEPLVIGNAEAAERLGDIADCIVTHDRDIVARSDDSVARVIGGAPMLIRRARGYVPLGIPLGGPVPPVLAVGGHLKNTVCATRGSQAFLSQHLGDLENASTLRFFEETIAHLLDILEVEPVAIAHDLHPDFLSTRHAEALGLPCIPVQHHHAHVAAVAAEYGRSGPIVGLALDGFGLGDHADSRGGELLRVDGSRCDRLGHFAPLAQPGGDAAARQPWRMAAAALHRLDRADEIAHRFARFGNTALLVQMLDQGLNCPPTTSCGRWFDAACGLLGVRSMSGFEGEAAMVLESLVTRPTVLPGGWTVDGGVLDLMPLLDALRGLPPATGADLFHGTLVAALVDWALPAAEGAEIILSGGCVMNAVLTEGLIKGFARHGITALVPRRVPANDGGLSLGQAWVAVHHLIR; this is translated from the coding sequence GTGGTCGTCGATCCCATGCCGGTGAGCCGCTCCCGCGTGCGCGTCCGGGGGCTGGTCCAGGGGGTCGGGTTCCGGCCGTTCGTCCATGACCTGGCCGGGCGTTACGGCCTGACGGGCTGGGTGCTGAACGATACCGACGGCGTCCTGCTGGAGGTGCAGGGCAAGGATCCCGCCGGCTTCCTCGATGCCCTGGCATGCCGCGCCCCGCCGCTCGCCCAGGTGGACCGGATCGAGGTGGAGCCGCTGGCTCCCGATCCCGCCGAGAGCGGGTTCGAGATCCGCGACAGCGTCGCCGCCGGTCCCGCGCGCACCATGATCGGACCGGATGCCGCCGTCTGCCCGGACTGCCTGGCCGAACTGTTCGATCCCGCGGGCCGGCGCTGGCGCTACCCCTTCGTCAACTGCACCCATTGCGGGCCGCGCCACACCATCACCCGTTCCCTGCCCTACGACAGGCCCCAGACCTCCATGGCAGGCTTCCCGCTCTGCCCGGACTGCGCCCGCGAGTACGCCGACCCGAACGACCGACGCTTCCACGCCCAGCCGATCGCCTGCCCCGCCTGCGGACCCAGGCTCCACATCCGGGTGGAGGAGATCGTCGCACGCCTCCGCGCCGGGGAGATCGTCGCGATCAAGGGTCTCGGCGGCTTCCACCTCGCCTGCGACGCAGCCAACCCCGGGACGGTCGCCCGGCTGCGGGCGCTCAAGCAGCGCAACGGCAAGCCTTTCGCGATGATGGTCGCGAGCCTGGCCGAGGCGCGGCGGATCGCCGAGACCAGTCCCGCCGAGGCGGCACTCCTGGCCGGCCCCGAGCGGCCGGTGGTGCTGGTCCGCCCGCGGTCCGGCGCGGCCGCCCCGACGGTCGCCCCCGACCTCGCCCCGGACCTCGCCTGGCTGGGCCTGATGCTGCCCTATACGCCCCTGCACTACCTGCTGTTCCACGAGGCCGCAGGACGTCCGGCGGGAACCGCTTGGCTGGACGAGCCGCTGGGTTTCGCCCTGGTCATGACCAGCGCCAACCCCGGCGGCGAACCGCTGGTGATCGGCAACGCCGAGGCGGCGGAACGGCTGGGCGACATCGCGGACTGCATCGTCACCCACGACCGGGATATCGTCGCGCGCAGCGACGACAGCGTGGCGCGGGTGATCGGCGGCGCCCCGATGCTGATCCGCCGCGCCCGGGGCTACGTTCCCCTCGGCATCCCCCTCGGCGGGCCGGTGCCGCCGGTCCTGGCGGTGGGCGGGCACCTCAAGAACACCGTCTGCGCGACGCGCGGGAGCCAGGCCTTCCTGTCCCAGCACCTGGGCGACCTGGAGAACGCCTCGACGCTTCGCTTCTTCGAGGAGACGATCGCCCACCTGCTCGACATACTGGAGGTCGAACCGGTCGCAATCGCCCATGACCTGCATCCCGACTTCCTGTCGACCCGCCATGCGGAGGCGCTTGGTCTTCCCTGCATTCCGGTACAGCATCACCATGCCCATGTGGCGGCGGTCGCGGCGGAGTACGGCCGCTCCGGGCCGATCGTCGGCCTTGCCCTCGACGGCTTCGGCCTGGGCGACCACGCCGACAGCCGAGGGGGAGAACTGCTGCGGGTGGACGGTTCGCGGTGCGACCGGCTGGGACACTTCGCTCCCCTGGCGCAGCCCGGCGGCGATGCCGCGGCGCGCCAGCCCTGGCGCATGGCGGCGGCGGCCCTGCACCGGCTGGACCGGGCCGACGAGATCGCGCATCGCTTCGCGCGGTTCGGCAATACCGCCTTGCTGGTCCAGATGCTCGACCAGGGGCTCAACTGCCCGCCGACCACCTCCTGTGGGCGCTGGTTCGATGCCGCCTGCGGCCTGCTGGGCGTGCGCAGCATGTCGGGGTTCGAGGGCGAGGCCGCGATGGTGCTGGAGTCGCTGGTGACCCGGCCCACGGTGCTGCCCGGCGGCTGGACGGTCGACGGCGGCGTGCTCGACCTGATGCCGCTGCTCGATGCGCTCCGCGGCCTTCCTCCCGCGACCGGAGCCGACCTGTTCCACGGCACCCTGGTCGCCGCCCTGGTCGACTGGGCCCTTCCCGCCGCTGAAGGAGCCGAGATCATCCTCTCCGGCGGCTGCGTCATGAACGCCGTGCTGACCGAGGGCCTGATCAAGGGTTTCGCCCGGCATGGAATCACCGCCCTGGTGCCGCGCCGGGTACCCGCGAACGACGGCGGTCTCAGCCTGGGTCAGGCCTGGGTCGCCGTGCACCACTTGATCCGCTAG
- the purU gene encoding formyltetrahydrofolate deformylase translates to MTARYILTISCPDTVGIVAAVSGFLAERGCNIIDSAQFGDRTSDLFFLRIFLAAPEAGPDREGLAAQFAEVARRFGMTWHLHDAERPQRLLILVSKFGHCLNDLLYRYRVGGLNVEIPAIVSNHRDFYQLAAWHNVPFHYLPVKPDNKAEQEARLWEIIEQERIDLVVLARYMQVLSPELCERLAGRAINIHHSFLPSFKGAKPYHQAFARGVKLIGATAHYVTSNLDEGPIIEQEVERVDHTRTPDDLVEVGRDVESVVLARAVKYHIEHRVLLNGSKTVVFR, encoded by the coding sequence ATGACCGCCCGCTACATTCTGACCATTTCGTGCCCGGACACGGTCGGCATCGTCGCGGCCGTATCCGGCTTCCTGGCGGAGCGGGGCTGCAACATCATCGACAGCGCCCAGTTCGGCGACCGTACCAGCGACCTGTTCTTCCTGCGCATCTTCCTGGCCGCTCCGGAGGCGGGTCCAGACCGCGAGGGTCTGGCAGCCCAGTTCGCCGAGGTCGCCCGCCGGTTCGGGATGACCTGGCACCTGCACGACGCGGAACGCCCGCAGCGCCTGCTGATCCTGGTCTCGAAATTCGGCCACTGCCTGAACGACCTGCTCTACCGCTACCGGGTCGGAGGCCTGAACGTCGAGATTCCGGCGATCGTGTCCAACCATCGCGACTTCTACCAGCTCGCGGCCTGGCACAACGTCCCGTTCCATTACCTGCCGGTCAAGCCCGACAACAAGGCGGAGCAGGAGGCGCGGCTGTGGGAGATCATCGAGCAGGAGCGCATCGACCTGGTCGTACTGGCGCGCTACATGCAGGTGCTCTCGCCCGAGCTGTGCGAGCGGCTGGCCGGGCGCGCGATCAATATCCACCACTCGTTCCTGCCCAGCTTCAAGGGCGCCAAGCCCTACCACCAGGCCTTCGCCCGCGGCGTCAAGCTGATCGGAGCGACCGCCCATTACGTGACGTCCAACCTGGACGAAGGTCCGATCATCGAGCAGGAGGTCGAGCGCGTCGACCACACCCGCACTCCCGACGACCTGGTCGAGGTCGGCCGCGACGTGGAGAGCGTCGTGCTGGCCCGTGCCGTCAAGTACCATATCGAACACAGGGTCCTGCTGAACGGCAGCAAGACGGTGGTCTTCCGGTAA
- a CDS encoding HypC/HybG/HupF family hydrogenase formation chaperone, whose translation MCLALPARIVEIHNDDSATVSLGGVRKQVSTALIEEPAVGDYVIVHVGYALSRLDPAEAERTLALLAALEQSPPGQEPEQEPEQEDAAA comes from the coding sequence ATGTGCCTCGCCTTGCCCGCCCGGATCGTCGAGATCCACAATGACGACAGCGCCACGGTGTCGCTCGGAGGCGTGCGCAAGCAGGTCTCCACCGCGCTGATCGAGGAGCCGGCCGTGGGCGACTACGTGATCGTCCATGTCGGCTACGCGCTGTCCAGGCTCGATCCGGCGGAAGCCGAACGGACCCTGGCGCTCCTCGCCGCCCTGGAGCAATCCCCGCCCGGGCAGGAGCCGGAACAGGAGCCGGAACAGGAGGATGCCGCCGCATGA
- the hypB gene encoding hydrogenase nickel incorporation protein HypB produces MCTVCGCGPGETRIDGLEPGTGMEHDHEHVSPDGTVLRHSHSHSHSHGHGHGHGHGHGHGHGHGHDHGHDHGHDHRHAHDRPTRLIRIEQDILAKNGRFAAVNRQLLAASRTFAVNLMSSPGSGKTTLLVRTLTDLAASTPMAVIEGDQQTSFDADRIRATGAPAVQINTGKGCHLDAEMVTQALGTQPPPAGGVLFIENVGNLVCPAGFDLGENRRVVVVSVTEGEDKPLKYPDMFATADLMVVNKIDLLPHLQFDVPRLIASARQVKPSLDIIQVSATTGTGLDRWYAWLAAGIAAAETGG; encoded by the coding sequence ATGTGCACCGTCTGCGGCTGCGGCCCCGGGGAAACCCGGATCGACGGACTCGAACCCGGAACCGGCATGGAACATGACCACGAGCATGTGTCCCCCGACGGCACCGTGCTTCGCCACAGTCACAGTCACAGTCACAGTCACGGGCACGGGCACGGGCACGGGCACGGGCACGGGCACGGGCACGGGCACGGCCATGATCACGGGCACGACCACGGGCACGACCATCGTCATGCCCATGACCGCCCGACGCGGCTGATCCGGATCGAGCAGGATATCCTGGCGAAGAACGGCCGCTTCGCCGCCGTCAACCGGCAACTCCTCGCGGCATCGCGCACCTTCGCCGTCAACCTGATGTCCAGCCCCGGATCGGGCAAGACGACGCTGCTGGTGCGGACCCTCACGGATCTCGCCGCGAGCACTCCCATGGCGGTGATCGAGGGCGACCAGCAGACCAGCTTCGATGCCGACCGCATCCGCGCCACCGGCGCGCCGGCGGTCCAGATCAATACCGGCAAGGGATGCCACCTCGACGCCGAGATGGTCACCCAGGCGCTCGGGACGCAGCCGCCGCCCGCGGGCGGCGTGCTGTTCATCGAGAATGTCGGGAACCTGGTCTGCCCGGCCGGTTTCGATCTGGGCGAGAACCGCAGGGTCGTCGTCGTTTCCGTGACCGAGGGAGAGGACAAGCCGCTCAAGTACCCAGACATGTTCGCGACCGCCGACCTGATGGTGGTCAACAAGATCGACCTGCTGCCCCACCTCCAATTCGACGTTCCGCGCCTGATCGCCAGTGCCCGGCAGGTCAAGCCGTCGCTCGACATCATCCAGGTTTCCGCCACGACCGGGACCGGGCTGGACCGGTGGTATGCCTGGCTTGCCGCCGGCATCGCCGCCGCCGAAACCGGAGGCTGA
- the hypD gene encoding hydrogenase formation protein HypD, with amino-acid sequence MRYVDEYRDGALASRVAAAIAAEADPGRHYALMEFCGGHTHAICRYGIEDLLPPNVSMIHGPGCPVCVLPIGRLDMAIELAMRPEVILCTYGDMMRVPGRDRTSLMKAKAGGADIRMVYGSGDALRIARENPGREVVFFAIGFETTAPTTAVALVQAAAMDLRNFSVFANHVLTPSAIQAILDSPEVAATGTVRVDGFIGPGHVSTIIGSAPYERFARDYRRPIVVSGFEPLDVMQSILMLVRQLNGGRCEVENQFSRAVSRDGNGKAQSLVERVFEPRDSFEWRGLGTIPDSALQIREEFADWDAERRWQLRYVPVADNRACSCAQILRGAKKPLDCAIFGTACTPENPMGSCMVSPEGSCAAYYLYGRWRDIPKRVKTG; translated from the coding sequence ATGAGATACGTGGACGAATACCGCGACGGCGCCCTGGCGTCCCGGGTCGCCGCCGCCATCGCCGCGGAGGCCGATCCCGGCCGGCACTACGCACTGATGGAGTTCTGCGGCGGCCACACCCACGCGATCTGCCGCTACGGGATCGAGGATCTGCTGCCGCCCAACGTCTCGATGATCCACGGTCCCGGCTGTCCGGTCTGCGTCCTGCCGATCGGCCGGCTCGACATGGCGATCGAGCTGGCGATGCGGCCGGAAGTGATCCTGTGCACCTACGGCGACATGATGCGGGTGCCCGGCCGCGACCGCACCAGCCTGATGAAGGCGAAGGCCGGGGGTGCCGATATCCGCATGGTCTACGGCAGCGGCGACGCGCTACGGATCGCCCGCGAGAATCCGGGCCGCGAGGTCGTCTTCTTCGCGATCGGGTTCGAGACCACGGCGCCGACCACCGCCGTGGCCCTGGTCCAGGCGGCGGCGATGGATCTCCGCAACTTCAGCGTCTTCGCCAACCATGTGCTGACGCCGTCGGCGATCCAGGCGATCCTGGACAGCCCGGAGGTGGCCGCGACCGGCACCGTGCGGGTCGACGGCTTCATCGGGCCGGGACATGTCAGCACCATCATCGGCTCGGCGCCCTACGAGCGGTTCGCCCGCGACTATCGCCGCCCCATCGTGGTCTCCGGGTTCGAACCGCTCGACGTCATGCAGTCGATCCTGATGCTGGTGCGCCAGCTCAACGGCGGACGCTGCGAAGTGGAGAACCAATTCAGCCGCGCGGTATCCCGGGACGGCAACGGCAAGGCCCAGTCCCTGGTGGAACGGGTGTTCGAACCGCGCGACAGCTTCGAATGGCGGGGCCTCGGGACGATCCCGGACAGCGCGCTGCAGATCCGCGAGGAGTTCGCGGACTGGGACGCGGAACGGCGCTGGCAGCTCCGCTACGTCCCGGTCGCCGACAACAGGGCATGCTCCTGCGCCCAGATCCTGCGCGGCGCGAAGAAGCCGCTGGACTGCGCGATCTTCGGCACGGCCTGCACCCCCGAAAACCCCATGGGGTCCTGCATGGTCTCGCCGGAAGGCTCCTGCGCGGCGTATTATCTGTACGGCCGCTGGCGTGACATTCCCAAACGGGTCAAGACGGGTTGA
- the hypA gene encoding hydrogenase maturation nickel metallochaperone HypA, with the protein MALCQGILDIIRDRAAEEGFDRVAVVHLCVGALSHVDPHALEFGFDAVTRGTLAEGAELKINRPAGQAFCMACSQTVTLAARGEACPACGSHQLMVVAGDELRVEELEVS; encoded by the coding sequence ATGGCGCTCTGCCAAGGTATCCTGGACATCATCCGCGACCGGGCCGCGGAAGAGGGGTTCGACCGCGTCGCGGTGGTGCATCTGTGCGTCGGGGCGCTCTCCCATGTCGATCCCCACGCCCTGGAGTTCGGGTTCGACGCGGTGACCCGGGGAACCCTGGCCGAGGGCGCCGAGCTGAAGATAAACCGTCCGGCGGGACAGGCCTTCTGCATGGCCTGCTCGCAAACGGTCACCCTGGCGGCCCGGGGCGAAGCCTGCCCCGCCTGCGGCAGTCACCAGCTGATGGTGGTCGCCGGCGACGAACTGCGTGTCGAAGAACTGGAGGTCTCGTGA
- a CDS encoding type II toxin-antitoxin system ParD family antitoxin, whose translation MASGRYQDAGEVFREGLRLIEHQDAEERIRLDALREAVRIGATDIDEGRYRSFSSADTLDYHLASLAGEAIGEDSGDPRRR comes from the coding sequence GTGGCATCCGGCCGTTACCAAGATGCCGGCGAAGTGTTCCGCGAAGGTCTGAGGTTGATCGAACATCAGGATGCGGAGGAACGCATCCGCCTGGATGCGTTGCGGGAAGCCGTTCGCATCGGCGCCACCGATATCGATGAAGGCCGGTACCGCTCGTTCTCGTCAGCCGATACCCTTGATTATCACCTTGCCTCACTGGCTGGTGAGGCGATCGGTGAAGACTCCGGCGACCCTCGACGGCGTTGA
- a CDS encoding N-acetylmuramoyl-L-alanine amidase family protein, which yields MKRRVLLQLALNAPLLGIGTSGLAGLLVPASATAAPANGPQRKPEPPTAAPSRRLLVIDPGHGGRDPGAIGVRGTLEKEITLDIAREIARRLRGVPGVAAKLTRDTDIFLPLAERVAIARDAGADLFISIHADSAPNRDARGLSAYTLSDKASDDFAFALAKQENLADGSGGIDLRHTRPQVAAILSDLVARHTVTASLMAKSSLVEGAGRSLRLLDNPKRSANFAVLKAPDVPSVLIETGFLSNPRDEDLLRDVAQRRRIADVLSRELADVMTSAPFA from the coding sequence ATGAAGCGCAGGGTTCTGCTTCAATTGGCGTTGAACGCGCCCTTGCTCGGAATCGGGACCTCCGGTCTGGCGGGCCTTCTGGTGCCCGCCAGCGCCACCGCCGCTCCCGCCAACGGACCACAGCGCAAGCCCGAGCCCCCGACGGCCGCGCCGAGCCGGCGACTCCTGGTGATCGACCCGGGGCATGGCGGCCGCGACCCCGGCGCCATCGGCGTCCGGGGAACGCTGGAGAAGGAGATCACGCTGGATATCGCGCGCGAGATCGCGCGTCGGCTTCGGGGAGTTCCCGGCGTCGCGGCGAAGTTGACGCGGGATACCGATATCTTCCTGCCGCTGGCCGAGCGGGTCGCCATAGCGCGCGACGCCGGGGCCGACCTGTTCATATCGATCCATGCCGACAGCGCGCCCAACCGCGATGCACGCGGATTGTCCGCCTACACCCTGTCCGACAAGGCGTCGGACGATTTCGCCTTCGCGCTGGCCAAGCAGGAGAACCTTGCCGACGGTTCGGGGGGCATCGACCTGCGGCACACCCGGCCTCAAGTCGCGGCGATCCTGTCCGACCTCGTCGCCCGCCATACCGTCACCGCGTCGCTGATGGCGAAGAGCAGCCTCGTGGAGGGCGCGGGACGCTCGCTCCGGTTGCTCGACAATCCCAAGAGGTCGGCGAACTTCGCGGTCCTGAAGGCGCCCGATGTTCCGTCGGTCCTGATCGAGACCGGTTTCCTGTCCAACCCGCGTGACGAGGATTTGCTGCGCGACGTTGCCCAGCGCCGCCGCATCGCCGACGTGCTGTCGCGTGAGCTGGCCGACGTCATGACAAGCGCTCCGTTCGCGTGA
- a CDS encoding nickel-dependent hydrogenase large subunit: MNARAGIEGTLSFQILAIDATVADVRLKSSRGTGIDRMLAGRPVAEALSLVPMLFSLCGTAQGVAAARACEAAAGIVPAGAQQAARELLVLGEMVASHAWQLAIEWPRLLEEAPDPGVLLGVRRAVAALPRALYPAGDWTRPGGGALKPDASALDGPLEHIAGAVEALVGAGFAEVRDGDDLARWSRRADTTAARLIGRVMADDMAGFGRSGIANLPDLPDRWFADRLSGDPGFSMAPDVDGGPAETGALGRVAGTPLMAGLAGRFGNGLLPRFTARLVDLAGLSARMRDVAGRLEPARPAPPEAGQGASGSGAGSAETARGRLAHWIALNRGVVTAYRSVAPNEWNFHPRGAFVRGLVGLPADDGLRRRVDLLIAALDPCVPCHVMMEERAGA; the protein is encoded by the coding sequence ATGAACGCGCGGGCCGGCATCGAAGGTACGCTCTCGTTCCAGATCCTGGCGATCGACGCCACGGTGGCCGACGTGCGCCTGAAATCGTCGCGCGGGACCGGCATCGACCGCATGCTGGCCGGACGGCCGGTGGCCGAGGCCCTGTCCCTGGTCCCGATGCTGTTCAGCCTCTGCGGGACCGCCCAGGGCGTCGCCGCCGCCCGCGCCTGCGAGGCGGCGGCCGGCATCGTCCCGGCGGGCGCGCAGCAGGCGGCGCGCGAGTTGCTGGTCCTCGGCGAGATGGTCGCCAGCCACGCCTGGCAACTGGCGATCGAGTGGCCGCGCCTGCTGGAGGAGGCTCCGGACCCCGGCGTCCTCCTCGGGGTCCGGCGAGCCGTGGCGGCTCTTCCCCGGGCCCTCTACCCCGCGGGCGACTGGACCCGCCCGGGCGGCGGCGCGCTCAAGCCCGACGCCTCGGCCCTCGACGGTCCGCTGGAGCATATCGCCGGCGCGGTCGAGGCGCTGGTCGGCGCCGGCTTCGCGGAGGTCCGGGACGGCGACGACCTCGCCCGCTGGAGCCGACGGGCCGATACGACGGCGGCCCGGTTGATCGGTCGCGTCATGGCCGACGACATGGCCGGCTTCGGGCGGAGCGGGATCGCCAACCTGCCCGACCTGCCGGACCGCTGGTTCGCCGACCGGCTGTCCGGCGACCCCGGCTTCTCCATGGCCCCCGATGTCGACGGCGGACCGGCGGAAACCGGAGCCCTGGGACGGGTCGCCGGCACGCCCCTGATGGCCGGCCTGGCAGGTCGCTTCGGAAACGGCCTGCTGCCGCGTTTCACCGCCCGGCTGGTCGACTTGGCGGGCCTGTCTGCCCGGATGCGCGACGTCGCGGGGCGGCTGGAGCCCGCCAGGCCGGCGCCGCCGGAAGCGGGCCAGGGGGCTTCCGGCTCCGGTGCGGGCTCGGCGGAGACCGCGCGCGGCCGGCTCGCCCACTGGATCGCGCTGAACCGGGGAGTGGTGACCGCCTACCGGTCGGTCGCTCCCAACGAGTGGAATTTTCACCCGCGCGGCGCCTTCGTCCGGGGCCTCGTCGGCCTGCCGGCCGACGACGGGCTGCGGCGGAGGGTCGACCTGCTGATCGCCGCCCTCGATCCCTGCGTCCCGTGCCACGTGATGATGGAGGAACGCGCCGGTGCATGA
- the hypE gene encoding hydrogenase expression/formation protein HypE yields the protein MMQDDRRPFTRKLDLKNGQVDMSHGSGGKAMAQLVEELFGAAFDNPLLARRNDQAVFDPPAGRLAVTTDSYVVSPLFFPGGDIGSLAVHGTVNDLAMAGARPLYLTAGFIIEEGFALRDLARIVASMATAAAEAGVAIVTGDTKVVERGKGDGVFINTTGIGAVPPGVAPSGDRARPGDAVLVSGFVGDHGVAIMSTRENLSFETTIASDSAALHGLVAAMVGAVPDIHVLRDPTRGGLATTLNEIARQSGVGMLLDERAIPVRGEVAAACELLGLDPLYVANEGKLVAICAPGDAARLLDAMRGHPLGIDAAVIGTVIDDDHRFVQLQTTFGGKRIVDWLAGEQLPRIC from the coding sequence ATGATGCAGGACGACCGCCGGCCTTTCACCCGCAAGCTCGACCTGAAGAACGGCCAGGTCGACATGAGCCACGGCAGCGGCGGCAAGGCCATGGCCCAGCTCGTCGAGGAGCTGTTCGGCGCGGCCTTCGACAATCCGCTGCTGGCCCGCCGCAACGACCAGGCGGTCTTCGACCCCCCGGCCGGCCGGCTCGCCGTCACCACCGACAGCTATGTGGTCTCTCCCCTGTTCTTCCCGGGCGGCGACATCGGCTCGCTGGCGGTCCACGGAACGGTCAACGACTTGGCGATGGCGGGCGCCCGGCCGCTCTACCTGACGGCGGGCTTCATCATCGAGGAGGGCTTCGCGCTCCGCGATCTCGCCCGGATCGTCGCTTCGATGGCGACCGCGGCGGCCGAAGCCGGCGTCGCGATCGTGACCGGCGACACCAAGGTGGTCGAGCGCGGCAAGGGCGACGGCGTCTTCATCAACACGACCGGCATCGGCGCGGTGCCGCCCGGCGTGGCTCCTTCCGGCGACAGGGCGCGGCCGGGCGACGCGGTCCTGGTCAGCGGCTTCGTCGGCGACCATGGCGTCGCGATCATGTCCACGCGCGAGAACCTCAGCTTCGAGACGACCATCGCCTCCGACAGCGCGGCGCTTCACGGCCTTGTCGCGGCCATGGTCGGCGCCGTTCCCGACATCCACGTGCTCCGCGACCCGACGCGCGGCGGCCTGGCGACCACGCTCAACGAGATCGCGCGGCAATCCGGGGTCGGCATGCTGCTCGACGAACGGGCGATCCCGGTCCGCGGGGAAGTCGCCGCCGCCTGCGAATTGCTGGGCCTCGACCCCCTCTATGTGGCGAACGAGGGCAAGCTGGTGGCGATCTGCGCACCCGGGGATGCCGCCCGGCTGCTCGACGCCATGCGCGGCCATCCGCTGGGGATCGATGCCGCGGTCATCGGCACGGTCATTGACGACGACCATCGCTTCGTGCAACTGCAGACGACATTCGGAGGAAAGCGCATCGTGGACTGGCTTGCCGGCGAGCAGCTGCCCCGGATCTGTTGA